From Quercus lobata isolate SW786 chromosome 11, ValleyOak3.0 Primary Assembly, whole genome shotgun sequence:
aaaatcataataattaataatgatGAAGTGACAACCGATAAGTATGATTAGGTGATGAATCTTAATCATGAACAACCTCTCTGATTAGTAGATGATGATGTGTGGGCAGAACTGATGGCCCATTCTTTGGTATATATTTTGGTCTTCATATCTTAATTCACAGTTGTTTGGTGGGAGGCACGCAGTGAAGACCTCATCCTACTAGAAACGTtttattttccttctatttcttGGTCTATATCCTACAAGGCTACAagtcttttcttttgtattgaATACCCTACAAGTCTACTACTTCACTTTTTAAGTAGTATTAagtttttctcattaaaaaaaataaatattaagttgTATTTATTCCTTAAGAAATTCTTGAGgttcccaacaaaaaaaaaaaaaggcataagTTGGgccaatttaaattattaagggCTAGTGATTTCAATACATTATTGCAATTATAACATATTATCAAAAGTGAACATGTGCGTGTCACCGTTGTGATAAGTCTGATGCATTAGAACATTAGACTCAAGCCAAgttcaattattaattttttgtaaatatgtatTCTATGTAATGAACTCCaaattttatttccataatGCATTTTCATAATGCAaagaaggaaaggaaaggaaaagactttataaaaaataataaataaaatgataataataacaGGAGAAGTAAGCTTTGGCTTTAAGCTGTTTTTTCAAAAGTATTCTATTCTGAGGAGCAGAAGCCACCtttaacttaataaaaaaatgttgtgttcaaaaaaaaaaaaaaatcttattaaaaaaaatgcaggtAGTActagttatacattttttttttttttggctaaatagtACTAGTTATACATTTTATAATAGTTGAAGCTACCCACAAAATCTGTCCACCGAATGGAACCAGTCTCCCATGAATTAAGAATTGGACATGTAAACCAATTTAAATACTGCATTATCAAGTATCAACCATATCAATTGTAAACTATCAGATTGACAAACAGTCAACTGAGCACATGCTTCTGACAGCGATTAATTACGagttttaatttagataaaattatcagagttttaattttttttttccacatattaatatttctctttctttttatactaggtattcatgattttttttttttaaacaaccaAATAATTGTAGGATGTGTGTAACCTCACCACCAACACAATCaattataacaaaaatgttGGCATGATCATATTAGGCCTAAACATACAATTTaactccttttatttttattttttttgggtgtcaCATTAAACTAACATTTAGATACACTTAATTGCTTATAATTAGTTATAACTCTTTCATGCATTGCCTAAGAATCCCATGATTATGTGAAGAGTCCGAACTTGATAAGGATTGggggtgtaaaactcatgttttacaccatctaataagagattgtcaTATAATAGATTCTACCACacataataacatctcaataaactcacAGTtgagttagattttcaaatgaGTATTACAATTTTTGACGAAAAATGGATACTAAAATTGATTGAATATGGTTATGTctattctttaatatgtaatatgatgATGTGGTGTATTGagattgaaggggaaaaacttgagttttacaCTACTTCCTTATAAAATCTAATCTCTTATGTGAAATCCATGATCATACGAGACTCACTGATTATGAGAGGAGAATGAATACCTTTTCAATACATAAAGTCATAccccactctctctctctctctctctccccccccccccccccacaaaaaagaaaaaagaaaaaaagaagaagaacgatTTGGAAATTTTAATGTAAACCTATTTATGGTAAAAGCTAAAAAGGTTTAGATTATAGATATGGATTCGCTTATGTGACTAAATCTAATTATAGTGACCATGGGACCTATCTTATATGACTTAAGAGTCTCTAAAGTTCTTTAGATAACTCCAccaaaaattcttaaaatcttaTCCATTCCATTGGAAATGAGCagaatatattttattgcatcatcaacattaaaaatatatatatatatatattgactatcacaatttttgttatttattcaaACTATTGATGATATGGTAAAAGATAATTTTCTCAATTCAAAatgaatgataaattttttagaattatacGGTGGAGTTAACCTAACCTAAAAAGTCTAGATGATCGTAGCCCATAATTCAAATAGTAGACTAAGAGCACATCTCCAAATTGCATGcacattaatttatataattgttATCTAATCCTACACCTTGtatccaatttatttttcttaattttggtgtCTTTTATTATACTCAGTACAAAATATGAGATAACAATATAGTTATAATTATAAACATAACTTAAACACCTCCTAatgttgtttctcaaaaaaaaaaaaaaaactcttaatgttctattttcattcctagaatttattaatatacacacacacacatatatatatatatatatatattccccttcaaattttaaatatccCTTCTTTGCTCTGActtggttattattatttttttttccatgtcaACATAATGGATATTTTAGAGATaactatagaattttttttttttttttaggatcaAGATAAATATAGAACTTGAACCATATTTTAGGTACCAAAATAACATACTAAAGCTCTATTTTTATCCCAACAAATATTCTTGCATTTCTATTTTTGGTCCTTTCCTCATTTGCTAAAATGCTATATTTCATAGATTCCTTTGATACGATTTCTTTTTCACATACTTGTAAATAAGAAAATGACTAATACTAcagtcacaaattattttacaatatttttacaaattgttgatgtggctaACTTCTTACTAGTTTTCATTTAGGTATACCATTattatcactttttcatttatcaataacaattcatcacatcaacagtttgtaatattttttataaaaaaaatttatatctctaacattactcataattatgtaatttataaCTTAACTAAATATGTCACATATATTAGTGGTTTAATGGAGGGGATAGAAGAGGTTCCTCAACTATGTTATCTTTAGTCATTTGTGGCAAACTTTTCAGATTAATGATATCTCTTTGTCTTTCTTCTCCCCAAAAAAAGGgagctttttaaaaataataggaaGAAAATTCAACTTCAAGCAAACTCCACCTCAAGGGTttgaaaaaatcattatttaCGTGGTTTTAGATCTATTGGGACGATTGGGGCCCATCTTTATCGAACGGATCAGAATGGCCACGTGCAGATTCTTTGCATATCAAACAAAGGAGCATATAAAACATAACAACTGAAGCTGAAGCTGATCAACAAGCAACGCCAATAATACGTTTACACTTCACACCTTTAATTAATCAaaggttgtttttattttcattctatCTCCTTCAGCAATCTATCCCTGAAGTGCCaagtaaatattaaataagTGCCGTCCATTAAGAAAAGTTAGCCATATAAGATCAATTTCTGTTAATAATCCAATGGCATAAGTTTGGTCCAAAAGTTACAttagttttataaatattgaACCAAACTGTTTATAAACCGTTTGAATTtggcttaaaaaatatatatatatatgtttaggttCATTTGTTTAGAAAACAAGTTAAGTTCAAGCATAAAGTTTAGACTCGATTATTAAACGATTCAAACTCAAACATGATTATTTGTTTGTGAACAAACTCGTGAATATGAAACATCAATTTAACTATAtatgatattatatttttatatgtatatttatccaaaaatatatttatataaactttaaATTAGATTATATAAATTTCTCAATATATTCATAtggtattaaattattatttgtaactTATTTAAGTTAGgatttcataatatatataggaaaaaaaaaataggtaaGTACTGGTGAACAAACTCATGCTTGATACCTTTATAGTCCTTCCCAAAAATGTTATGGCCTGGATACAATTACACAAAATGGCAATatgagcaatttttgaaaaattataacatgacaCGGCTAATATAATATTTGTATGATACGAGTGCGGCATTAGTAcgatatccaaaataaagtatataTGCTCTAtagtctataatatttttacaataaatcataaatgatgtaatattatttataaattaaaaagtatTGCCGACATCTCTCTtactataataaaaaatcaaagcaatAAATAGGGGTGTGGGTGATATTCTCCATTGTCTCGTGGgaggtcaaaataaaaattttaaattaatattttatttttataaaaaaaaaaaaaaaaatggtatgaaTGAAATACAGTAGAGTAGGCTAGGTGGTGGTTACTCCTCCAACTTGTTTACAGACTGAAGAATAGAATCTTGTCTTCTTCGCCACTGTTCTTCTTCTCTCTATAAGCTTAGCTCAACCACCAACCAACAATAGCAACACCTATAgcttttgcaaaaaaaaaaaaaaaaaaaaaatccaaacaaacaaacaaaattttcttagaGAATGAGAGAAACGCAGAGTGAAGGTGAGAGCAACAATAACAACAGCAACAACGGTTCCTGGACGCAACAGCCACCGCAAGCTTTGCTAGAGAGGCTCAAAGATTATGGCCAAGAAGACGCTTTTGCCCTCTGGGATGAACTCTCTGCCGACGAACGAAGCTTTCTCGTCAAGGACATCGAGGTCATTTCTCTTCACTCTCCTCCTCCTCTACCATCAATCTAGATCTCTCTCTGAATCCTGATTTGTCCTTTTCCAATTCACTTCGATTTGAAGCTCGgaagaaaatgagttttttgaaatatcaaTGTTGCTTTTTTTCACTGGCGGTTTCTTTCGCTTTTTCTCTCGCGCCAAACActgcataaacaaaaaaaatcaaaatttgctGGTTTTGAAATTTCCGATTTCGTTATTTgtaattgagattttttttttttttggctgaatttcgtTGATTCTGTGATCAAATTAGTGCatttcctgatttttttttttttttcgcttttttCTCTCGCGCCAAACAgtgcaaaccaaaaaaaaaaaaaaaaaagattgatttaGAGATttccgatttttttttttctgaatttcaTTGATCTGTGATTGAATCAGTGTTTTTCGAATTGAAACGAATTCATTCTCATTATGAAGTTAcgaactgtttttttttttttttaattttttttatatataacattttttttttttaataatttgatgatgatttcttCAGAGTTTGGATCTTCCACGGATCGATCGGATCATTCGATGTTCGCTTCAATCTCACAGTGAGAATCTCTCTCTATGAATTTTATATTCACACTGCAATTCCAATAGTCTTTTAACTGTGAATCACATGATTCGGTTTGAGATTTCAGGTTTGCCGGCGGCGGCAATTGAGCCGGTGCCGGAGAGCAGTGTGTCGACGGTGGAGGAGCGAACACTTGAAGAGAGAGAGCGGTGGTGGAAAATGGGTTTGAAGGCTATCTCAGATGGAAAATTGGCTGTGTTGCTTTTGTCTGGTGGCCAGGTATtgctatttttctttgttaatgtGTTTTTAGCTTTAATACATACTTTgatttgctatatttttttgtgtaaattgcttttactttaTATTCAactttataccaaaaaaaaaaaaagttgattaatttaataattgtatTTGAGTGAGACATAGTTTTGGTATAATGTAGCTTTTTGAGATTATGTTATGCTTACTTAATCATAATGTAAAAGTGGTCACCTTTAAATGTTCTGTGTTTTTAACTTTAATACATACATAATCTGCTATGTTTTTGTGTAAATTGCTAATACTTTATGTTCAACTTTGTGCCAAAAATAATGATTATATTTAAGTGAGACATAATTTTGGTATAATGTAGCTTTTTTGGGATGACAATTGATGATAGTTATGTTTAATCAATCATAGTGTAAAAGTGATCGCTTTTAAATGTTCTATGGAGAGTCTCACTTTCTGGATGCCCACTGATGGTGATTAAGAAGTCCACTTAATTATAGTGAAGCAATGATTTTAGCTTTTTCTGTGATAAATCATTATTTGCAGCAAAGTTGCTTTATAGGATTCCATAGCCTTCTTATTCGGAAGCAACtacggaaaaagaaaaattctttagGGGTATCCTCTTGAAGATCATTAGATGTGAAACCCAGGCCCCAATCTGTTAAAAGAGAACACTTTTGggaatattttaattatatttttaaattttttttatatctttttgttTAAGGACTTAGCTGTAGGGAGCTTTTatgtatttatgtttttttttttaatctattttcaataaataaaattacaagaTAAGATACTTTTCAAGctgcttccccccccccccccttctctctctctctctctctctctctgggtgAGTTACCCATGCACCTAGTAAGTTTTGAACTCATAACCTCCCAACTCCAACCATTTTTTTGGGAAGGAGGAAATGCCATTTGATTTAGAGTGCATTGGCCTTTTCCAAGCTACAACTATTGAGATTAATGTACCCAaaaagacaagcatttgagtggAACTATTTTGCATGGACCTTTAGATTCCAATGAACTAACTCAAATGGATAAACCTTCCATACAAGATGGTTTGGAAATATATTGCATGGATCTTGAGAtcctttttgataagtaataaattttattgatgagAAAACTTTACATCAAGTATACAGGGGATATTCTATATGAATAAAACATTTGGGTTCTAAGATTACAGTGATCCATAAAATCTAGTAACTTATGGCAAGGATATGCTCCTGCCGCCATCATCCACTCAAGCAAAGTTCAGAATCATTGCATATTCACTTCTAAGATAGACCTCTCACAATCCTAAAAAATTCTAACATTTATTTCAtgccaaatgcaccacatcaagtAGTGAGGAATAGCCTTCCATACATGGACCTTGAAGTAAATGTTAGTTTTAATTGATTACGAACAAACCTTCTATAAAAGATGGATTGTAGGTTTCAGTTGCGTCAACTAATAAAGTATCTTGTTGTCAAATAAAGGAATTAGGATCAAATCATGCTTATACCAAAAAGAAACCCATTGGTGTATTGGCCTGATAGTATTGAAAAATCATCATGGAGTGGATGTATAATTGTATATGTTCAAATTCTAtcacatctaaaaataaaaaataaagaaatttttttttacctatacaAGATGGATCATGGGCATAGAATATAGTTTCTGGAACTAATGGTGGCTTTTAAGTGTAGAGCAGCAAAAAATATAGATGGTCATCTGAGACGCCATGCAAGGGTTGCAGGAGATTCCTCTAAACTGATtgagaataaaattttgttgattAATTTTTAAGGCCCCATTGGGATGCATATCATACTGCCTCCATGGGCATGGGTTGCTCTGCAGATACTTTAATTTCATGTACAATTCTACTTGTTAGAGATTTGTTTCTgtcctctctcttcttttcttcgCTCCCTCTGGCATGTGTCATCTAATTATTACATgtgtttttttgtgattgaaatttaattgcAGGGAACTCGGCTCGGAAGTTCAGATCCAAAAGGGTGTTTCAGTGAGTGTATACCAAGTTAACTTCATGTTTAAGCAATTTTCTGTGGTGCGAGTTTCATTTGCTGATATGTCTAATCTAAAGTATTGGTGTTGAACTTGGAAATGGCAGAGATACAGGGGATCAATACCCTGCGTCTCCAATTTCTCTCCTACCAATCTCAAAGAGTTGTTGAATAGGAAATACATACAGAATGCTAGGTGTGGATATTGAGAtagttgtaaaaattttaaatgtttttttattcttgCCGTTGGTCAACAATTAGGATGGTTTAATAAGACATATCACTAAAAATTGAATACCTGATTGTTTACAAAATCATAGCTCTATGCTTTGTCAGCTACAAAATTGTCTTTGGTCTAGCATGGGTCTTGTCAATCATAGCATCATGTTGTTCCTTCTGGCGTTGGGCAAAGTTTTCTGTCATCTTCTGTTTGTCCTTGTGCTTTCTTGTTGATTTACATGACCTTGATGGAGAAACTATTCATTTAAGTTCTCAACAATTACATTTAATTCTGACCTTTCatcttatttatcaaaaaaaaaaaaaaaaaatctgacctTTCATCTTGCCAGCTATCCATTTGACATTTTTAGTTCAGCCATACTTGTTTATGGTGGACATTTCTGTTCACTGTCTAGCATTTTGTGTTAtgctaataatatttttacgaGTTTAAAATTctcatgaaaataaaatttatattttggataaaaattgattaataacTGCTATTCTCgtacttgtaaaaaatttctaaaatttcagtgtcaaaaatttgaaaatttttgtttgcaTTGCAGGACTAGAGATATACAATCTTTGATATTCATCTGTTTTtccttcttattcttcttttttacttagGAAAAAAGAATCTcctctatttttaatattatgtatttattattttatttttaattacttttgCTAACATTGTTTAACAGAAGCCTGATGGTTTTCTATAAAGGATTTTATGGCAGTTCGTATTTTTTCAGATTTATGTGATTCTCAAGCTTCCATGTGGTAGATTTACAACAGatggttctttttcttttaatcttttttaaaattatttttacttcCATTTTAGATATTGGGCTTCCATCTGGCAAGTCACTTTTCCAACTTCAAGCTGAGCGAATTTTATGTGTTCAAAGATTAGCTGCTCAATCTACAAATGAGGgtaaacttctctctctctctctccaaaaagaAGTCTGAGTAAACAACAGAAAACCCCCATGTTCAGTGTTCAGCTATATCCTATATATCTTCTGTTAATTATACATCATTTGACATTTTGTTTTCATAATACCTGCAGGCTCTGCTGGATCAGTGCAAATACATTGGTATATAATGACTAGTCCATTTACTGATGATGCCACCCGCAGATTTTTTGAAAGTCATAGATTCTTTGGTCTGGAACCTGATCaagtaagaaaattttttttttttctctattagtttttttttgttcatcagagaggagtaaaaaaaaaggagggggagggCATAGGTCTTTCTGCTCACATTGAAGGATATGCTTCTTGCAGGTCACCTTCTTTCAGCAAGGCACCATACCTTGTGTTTCAAAAGATGGTAGATTGATTATGGAGACTTCATACagagtatgattttttttttttttttttttctctaaatgaGCTGAGCTGGATTTTGTAaagtttcctttcttttctgcaaaTTAGCTGATTTTGAGCTCAGATTCTGTTGGAACCCTGTCTTTGGTTTCTACTCAAAATAATCGAATCATTTGGTTGCACGAATTATTAATGTATGAGGAGAAACTAAGCAAAGATAAACtatagtatgatattttatttaataaagtaGAAGTATGAAGTGCTTAGAGAGCTGAAGAATTCAACAAGTCCAATTTTAAGTAGTTACAAAAGAAAAGATGGTGCTGTCAGCAATCAGTCGTCAAGGTTTAAAAATTCCTGAACGTGACATCTGTCTGATGGGTTAACCTTTGTTTTGAATTACTACTCAATCTCGTAACATTGCAACTTTGAGctgactaaaattttaataaatggcatttaattaatttgattgGTTTGATCTTCTCAGAAgtataatctaatggtggagATCAATTAACCTCTCCATCAAAGGTTAGTAAGTAATATGAACTGAAGTGCCTGCAGGGGCCTGTTGGGGCTCTAACATTGTTGCCAACACCAAGGAGGACATATTGTATGATTCATTTATTAGGAGAAAGCACTGCTATAATGAAAATGCACAATATGCTTGCAAGAATATTGTGGCTCAATATTGCAATGATGTATACATTTTTCCATACTGGTTTATTTGGGTACATATGCATGAACTTTTAGATTTGAGAGAGAATTGAACTATTCCCATTTGCAGTCAAAACATATTCATTTAGGCTTTTCTGAAATGCTGAAGAGAAGATCACCTGTAAATCTTGAAGAAAGAATGCCttaagttatttaaaaaaaaagttttttagtgtttttttttttttttgggggtgcaTGAAAGAGGTGGTCCTTACtgtattgtttctcaaaaagttTCATCATTTAAGGTTTTTATCCAGACAGTTACTAGGATCATTTccaattcttttgttttatttgttttctaagTTACTTTTCCATTTTACCAATATGGTGGTTAcatgagtttattttttaaagccaGGTAGCTAAGGCTCCAGATGGGAATGGAGGAGTATATTCAGGTAtacttttctaaaaaaattccaGTTAACATGATGAGTACAACTGCTAAACTTTATTTCCTTTTTACTCACATTTTTGCTTGGACAGTACTCATTGGTTTAACTGGACCACTATTTGTTGATCAGCTCTAAAGTCTTCAAGGTTATTAGAAGATATGGCCACGAGAGGGATTAAATATGTGGATTGCTATGGTGTTGACAATGCACTGGTCAGTTTTATGTTCTTTTACTTCTCTTCTTCATGTTTGAAGCTCTCTAGACCTTGTTTTTTGATGTGAGAATATAGTAATTAGGGTCTTGAAAGCAGGTCCGTGTAGCTGATCCAACTTTCTTGGGATATTTCATTGATAAAGGTGTAGCTTCTGCTGCAAAAGTTGTCCGTAAGGtaactacttaaaaataaatggaCATGCATGAAAGCttcaattgtttaatttattattatttttatttaaaagatagaTTTGGGGAGGCTTCTGAATTGCTTGTGATGCTTTTGTTACGCTACTTGAAGACATCATTTCCCAAATTTGAACTCTCCCTTTTCTCTGATTATGTACTGGATTTTGTATTTGAGTATTACATATCtactacaaaaaagaaaatgcatgattaatttgatttgtgaatataattttcatcacagtagacaaaaaaaaaaaaaaatgtggcagGACAAATTGGAACATTTGACTACGTGTGCTTGTGGTGGGTTCAGGTTTAGAAGGATTCATGGATCTAGGATTAGAGTTGTAGAAGAAAGGTTTAGGGTTCAAAATTGGCTAGagtataatgttttttttttttttttttcctttttaaatagCTATACGATGGGGAAAATATGTGGGGTTTTATGGTTTTGATAGGTAAGAGGAATtgaagagagaagggaaggaaagaaagagaataataAGGCCAACATGCCTCAATActgaaaaaaatcaatattttcattaatcaaCTACATATATTCTTCAATTGCATTGAGCATAAATATTTATGGAGACTCTTTCTTATATTGGTAGTATTAGGACTCCTAGTTTGACTAGTAAACTAAAAATCTAATTAGTTAATAACCAATAAAAGCCTAACTTGGACTCATTGAAAATAAAGATTCTTAGGATCTCCTAAAAACTTTAGACTCAAATTACCcttaattcataataaatcttgaaTGGATGAATCTACGAAGTAGTAACAAATTAATCTTCCATAATTGCATCACTTTGATAAACTATTATAGGCATTGAGgccatttttttatatgttaaatgataattaattataacttataagaAGTGTTAACATATACAGTTTCGTAATATTTTAACAGATCGGTTGGAATGGATCTGGCTTAGCATCTACTTTTTGATTTAAATGAATCTGACATAACATATTAATCAACTTACTCTCTTACTAATGGGTAGAAGctttaaataaatagataatgcATAAATTAGACTGCGGTTTGATTTGTTTTACTTGGACAATGTCATTATTCTTACCAGGAAAAAATGTCATTATTCTCTGTAGAATCTGTTGTTTCTTGTATACTCTAGTATAGTGTTGTCTAACGACTTAATTTCATGGACTTGTTGGTTTCAGGCATATCCCCAAGAAAAGGTTGGTGTGTTTGTAAGGCGAGGTAAAGGTGGACCTCTTACTGTAGTTGAATACAGTGAGTTGGACTCATCACTGGCTTCTGCAATCAATCAACAGACTGGCCGTCTTCGTTTTTGTTGGAGTAATGTAATGTCTGCTGCCTCATTGTTTCATCTAGTTTTCCTTGTTTACAATACAATATTGCTTGCGCGTTGACATTATTTTCTAATTATCTTTGGTCCCAATTGTGCTGGTGCCAAAGCTTGGGGACTAATACTTTGTTATTGTTTATGTTGTCTCAAATGTGTGCAAATGACTCCTTTGAAATCCTCAACTCTTACAAGttcttatgaaaattttgattcatGAAAGTAAGGCAATATGATCCTactgtccccccccccccccctcctctctctcttctcctcccaaaaagaaaaaagaaaagctgtGAATTTTGCATGATGCTTTATAAGCCGTTAATTTTTACAACATTGTATGTTGACATGCCATATATAATAAGCAGTATGTTTACATTCATTTAAGTATATTGAATGCTCAATACCAGCATGTTTGGCTTCCTTCTCGATGTTTTTAGTGAAATTTGATATTGGAACCATAGAGCATCAGATTATGCTGTGCATTTTGGCTTCTCATGTGCTTATTAGTTACTGTTGCATTGATAATGGTTTTACCTTCTTCCAGAGTTTTCTTACACGTTTGCTCATCGCTTTCTGCTTTTCAGGTGTGCCTACACATGTTTAGCTTGGATTTTCTTAACCAAGTGGCAAATGGCCTAGAGAAAGACAGcatgttactctctctctctctctcttatttcattgattttattCTAGCATGGTTAAATTCATTATCATTTCTATAATCTGAAAATTATGgttcttttatataaaatagatacaaaatttttgttgctaatattttatttataaatataaattaaggaaaaaaaaaaaaaaagatgcaaaattttagtttctctcTGTTTACCCATTAAATCATCAATCAGTGACGTGCTGGCAGTCAGGGTCTGCAGTTTGTTTATGCATGCTGCTAACTGATGCATTTATCTAGCTTTAAATATAAatagtatcatttttttttctggtcGAGTCTCTCTTTGCGTAGTCTCTGCTTGACTATAGCAAGTAATGCTGATTGAATGAGTCATTTGGATTATGTCTAGCTTAATAGGAAATAGGTGAACATATTTGCTTTCTCATCCATGTAATTTAGTCCAATACTTGTTTAGCCTCCTGAGGATGAGGAAGATCCATAAACATTACACATTTAGGTCCTATAAGGCTAAGGGTCCTTGAACGCCTGTTAAGTAGTGCAAGGAAGAACCTGATTCTTGCTTCTGGGTATTGGAACATCCATTTTGGTATCTATCAGTAAACTCTAGGTGTTATATATGTCTACATATAGGCAAAAGCACTGATAGAATGTGATTGCATGCCACATTAGTATATCATATGGTGGCCACTAAATAGAAGAATGCCAGTTCTCAAATCTGAAATTTGTTTTGCAATGTAACACATCACCATCATCTTATATCAGTAGTTCTTAACCTATCATTTATGACTATTACGAGGATGTTAATGTGCGCATGTTTTTTTATGGCAGTTACCATCTTGCTGAGAAGAAAATTCCTTCTATCCATGGGCATACAATGGGATTAAAACTAGAGCAGTTTATTTTTGATGCATTTCCATATGCTCCttctactgcactttttgagGTGAATTTGTTTTCCCATTTCTCACTGTAATTCCGGCAATTACACTCCTTATATTCTGATTCTTATGAAGGATTCTTGCTTTGAACTGGGAAAACTTTTTGTCAATATTCAGGTATTACGTGAAGAAGA
This genomic window contains:
- the LOC115968283 gene encoding UDP-N-acetylglucosamine diphosphorylase 1-like, giving the protein MRETQSEGESNNNNSNNGSWTQQPPQALLERLKDYGQEDAFALWDELSADERSFLVKDIESLDLPRIDRIIRCSLQSHSLPAAAIEPVPESSVSTVEERTLEERERWWKMGLKAISDGKLAVLLLSGGQGTRLGSSDPKGCFNIGLPSGKSLFQLQAERILCVQRLAAQSTNEGSAGSVQIHWYIMTSPFTDDATRRFFESHRFFGLEPDQVTFFQQGTIPCVSKDGRLIMETSYRVAKAPDGNGGVYSALKSSRLLEDMATRGIKYVDCYGVDNALVRVADPTFLGYFIDKGVASAAKVVRKAYPQEKVGVFVRRGKGGPLTVVEYSELDSSLASAINQQTGRLRFCWSNVCLHMFSLDFLNQVANGLEKDSIYHLAEKKIPSIHGHTMGLKLEQFIFDAFPYAPSTALFEVLREEEFAPVKNANGSNYDTPDSARLLVLRLHSRWVVAAGGFLTHSVPLYATGVEVSPLCSFAGENLEAICRGRTFHAPCEITF